One window from the genome of Erwinia sorbitola encodes:
- the umuC gene encoding translesion error-prone DNA polymerase V subunit UmuC has protein sequence MFALVDVNSFYTSCETVFRPDLAGKPVVVVSNNDGCVISRSAEAKALGIKMGAPYFKLKQELYRQHVHVFSSNYALYADLSHRVMTLLTEMAPGVEIYSIDEAFINVTGVENCMALDAFGHQMRHRILRDTGLTVGVGIGPTKTLAKLANYAAKKWHKTGGVVDLSNIDRQRRLLALVPVEEVWGVGRRIAKKLNLMGIENALQLAESSLWVLRKHFNVVLERTARELRGESCLGMEEFAPTKQQIICSRSFGHRITAYEEMHQAICAYAERAAEKLRQEKQFCRFISVFLRTSPHAEGEIFYGNQASGTLLTPSNDTRDIIRVASESLDRIWVEGHRYMKAGVMLGDFFSRGVAQLNLFDEHQPKANSEALMGVLDALNQSGKGKVWFAGQGIDKSWAMKREMLSPAYTTRYADFPVAK, from the coding sequence ATGTTTGCGCTGGTAGATGTCAACAGCTTCTACACGTCCTGTGAAACGGTTTTTCGCCCGGATCTGGCGGGAAAACCCGTGGTGGTGGTATCGAACAACGATGGCTGTGTGATTTCCCGATCCGCTGAAGCCAAAGCGCTGGGGATAAAAATGGGCGCACCCTATTTCAAGCTGAAACAGGAGCTGTACCGTCAGCATGTGCATGTTTTCAGCTCTAACTATGCGCTTTATGCTGACCTCAGCCACCGGGTAATGACGTTACTGACGGAGATGGCGCCAGGCGTAGAAATTTACTCCATTGATGAAGCCTTTATTAACGTTACCGGGGTAGAGAACTGTATGGCGCTGGATGCTTTTGGTCACCAGATGCGCCATCGCATTCTGAGAGATACGGGCCTGACGGTGGGCGTGGGGATTGGCCCAACGAAGACGCTGGCAAAACTCGCCAACTATGCCGCTAAAAAATGGCATAAAACCGGCGGCGTGGTGGATCTGTCGAATATCGATCGCCAGCGCAGATTGCTGGCACTGGTACCGGTAGAAGAGGTGTGGGGAGTGGGGCGCAGAATTGCTAAAAAACTCAATCTGATGGGTATTGAGAATGCGTTACAGCTGGCGGAGTCCTCTCTCTGGGTTCTTCGCAAACATTTTAATGTGGTACTGGAGAGAACCGCCCGCGAGCTGCGCGGCGAATCCTGTCTTGGCATGGAAGAGTTTGCGCCCACTAAGCAGCAGATTATCTGTAGCCGCTCGTTTGGACATCGGATTACGGCTTATGAAGAGATGCATCAGGCCATCTGCGCCTATGCCGAGCGTGCTGCGGAAAAACTGCGTCAGGAAAAACAATTTTGCCGCTTTATCAGCGTTTTTCTGCGCACCAGCCCCCATGCGGAAGGGGAAATCTTCTATGGTAATCAGGCTTCGGGTACGCTGCTGACTCCCTCTAATGATACGCGGGACATTATCCGCGTGGCATCGGAGTCGCTCGACCGTATCTGGGTTGAGGGGCATCGTTATATGAAAGCCGGAGTGATGCTGGGGGACTTCTTCAGCCGCGGCGTGGCCCAGCTAAACCTGTTTGATGAACATCAGCCGAAGGCCAACAGTGAGGCGCTGATGGGCGTGCTTGATGCTCTGAACCAGTCTGGCAAGGGTAAAGTCTGGTTTGCCGGGCAGGGAATAGATAAAAGCTGGGCGATGAAGCGGGAGATGCTGTCGCCCGCTTACACTACGCGCTATGCAGATTTTCCGGTGGCGAAATAA
- a CDS encoding putative holin, whose protein sequence is MAGTLLAVSLGAAVTSGVSLFSFIGATDYGVLFGAFAGAVFYVTTAADIQVIRRAAYFMVSWIVGIYGAGLVGAKLALILGYSDKPLDGLGAVLLSALAIKTLTFFSQQDPSKWLARWRGGPHGNK, encoded by the coding sequence ATGGCAGGAACTCTATTAGCAGTAAGTCTGGGGGCCGCAGTAACTTCGGGCGTTAGTCTGTTCAGTTTTATCGGTGCCACCGACTATGGTGTCCTGTTTGGCGCTTTTGCCGGTGCGGTGTTTTATGTCACTACCGCGGCAGATATTCAGGTCATTCGCCGCGCTGCATATTTTATGGTGTCGTGGATTGTCGGTATTTATGGTGCTGGCCTGGTTGGCGCGAAACTGGCGCTGATACTGGGTTATAGCGATAAACCGCTGGATGGTTTGGGTGCAGTGCTGCTGTCTGCACTGGCGATTAAAACGTTGACGTTTTTCAGCCAGCAAGATCCGTCAAAATGGCTGGCTCGCTGGAGAGGAGGGCCTCATGGTAACAAGTGA
- a CDS encoding phage holin family protein — translation MVTSDPMVITNVVVCSAIVLRLMFFYKAGSRHQSWAAWLAYLIILAYASVPFRFLFDVYVHTHWAAVTMNLIFCAAVFRAKGNVAMVFEVLRPRR, via the coding sequence ATGGTAACAAGTGATCCTATGGTCATCACCAATGTGGTGGTGTGCTCGGCAATTGTGTTACGCCTGATGTTCTTTTATAAGGCAGGCTCCAGGCATCAGTCCTGGGCCGCATGGCTTGCCTATTTGATCATCCTGGCTTACGCCTCGGTGCCGTTCCGCTTTCTGTTTGATGTTTATGTCCATACACACTGGGCTGCGGTGACTATGAATCTGATTTTCTGTGCAGCGGTGTTTCGTGCGAAAGGCAATGTTGCGATGGTGTTTGAGGTGCTGCGTCCACGGCGTTGA
- a CDS encoding DinI-like family protein, translating into MFVELIYDKRNVAGLANAEQLILNELEKRVQKVFPDAQVKVKPMQANGVKSDASKSDKSTLLRIIEEMFDEADQWMVSEEF; encoded by the coding sequence ATGTTTGTTGAATTGATTTATGACAAGCGCAACGTAGCCGGTCTGGCCAATGCCGAACAACTGATCCTTAACGAACTGGAAAAACGAGTACAGAAGGTTTTTCCGGACGCGCAGGTAAAAGTAAAACCTATGCAGGCTAACGGTGTGAAGAGCGATGCCAGTAAAAGCGATAAATCTACGCTGCTGCGCATCATCGAAGAGATGTTTGATGAAGCAGACCAGTGGATGGTATCTGAAGAGTTTTGA
- a CDS encoding MBL fold metallo-hydrolase: MKQLYEDLWVSAPEFPTSDDEPQLIMHGFLLQHVRGNLLISRVEHPEDHQTIADQGGIIRHYLTHWHEASPATQRLQQRFNSALYCHARALGQVSHFAEADATFNAAEVHCGSFHVVPTPGHTPGSTSYLYASPYGKTYLFVGDTVTLSADRWVTILVEESNESDLRQTLEFYRALRPDVVLMGTTVGQLAWQEVDVRQWLALLDEAENNILDLRQPLLHLGSG; the protein is encoded by the coding sequence ATGAAACAGCTGTATGAAGACCTCTGGGTTTCCGCCCCGGAATTTCCCACCAGTGATGATGAACCGCAGCTGATAATGCACGGTTTTTTATTGCAACACGTACGTGGAAACCTGCTGATATCCCGGGTTGAACACCCGGAAGACCATCAGACCATCGCCGATCAGGGCGGTATTATTCGCCACTATCTGACGCACTGGCACGAAGCCAGCCCGGCTACCCAGCGCTTACAGCAGCGTTTTAACTCTGCGCTTTACTGCCATGCACGGGCACTGGGCCAGGTAAGCCACTTTGCTGAAGCTGACGCCACCTTCAACGCGGCGGAAGTTCACTGCGGCAGTTTCCATGTGGTACCCACTCCGGGGCATACTCCAGGCAGTACCAGCTATCTCTATGCTTCCCCTTACGGTAAAACTTATCTGTTTGTCGGTGACACTGTCACGTTGTCCGCTGACCGTTGGGTGACCATACTGGTAGAAGAGAGTAATGAAAGCGATTTACGCCAGACGCTGGAGTTTTATCGGGCATTACGTCCGGATGTGGTGCTGATGGGCACCACTGTCGGGCAGCTGGCATGGCAGGAAGTCGATGTGCGCCAGTGGCTGGCGCTGCTGGATGAAGCTGAAAATAATATCCTCGATCTCCGCCAGCCTCTGCTCCATCTCGGCAGCGGTTAG
- the ldcA gene encoding muramoyltetrapeptide carboxypeptidase, translating to MATIPRTIHLVAPSGYCHNPAAAARGVARLQAAGHRVENSGIIARREQRFAGNDSQRLADINGLTQLNPLPDIILAVRGGYGATRLLPNLHYDALRACLADAPAALCGHSDFTAIQLALLTQSGIVSFSGPMLAGNFGAEVLSDFTIEHFWRALTSPKLTLEWTTVSQQVQVSGTVWGGNLAMIASLIGTPWMPEIQDGILVIEDVNEHPFRIERMLLQLHQSGILSRQNAIITGSFSGTTSTDYDNGYDFTSVWNLIRDLTGIPVITGLPFGHSADTVTLPLGSRGVLTVADSAASLQLSGYPVLR from the coding sequence ATGGCAACAATTCCTCGTACAATTCATCTGGTTGCTCCTTCTGGTTACTGTCATAACCCTGCGGCAGCTGCCCGCGGCGTCGCGCGTTTGCAGGCCGCGGGCCACCGGGTAGAGAACAGCGGCATTATTGCCCGTCGCGAGCAGCGCTTTGCCGGTAACGACAGCCAGCGACTGGCTGATATCAACGGTCTGACACAGCTTAACCCTTTGCCGGACATCATTCTGGCAGTACGCGGCGGCTATGGCGCTACCCGGCTGTTACCGAATCTGCACTATGATGCACTGCGTGCCTGCCTGGCTGATGCACCTGCCGCGCTCTGCGGCCACAGTGATTTTACTGCCATTCAGCTAGCTTTGTTGACACAAAGCGGGATTGTGAGTTTTAGCGGCCCGATGCTGGCGGGCAATTTTGGTGCTGAGGTTTTATCTGATTTTACCATTGAGCACTTCTGGCGCGCGCTGACTTCGCCTAAATTAACACTGGAGTGGACGACAGTCTCGCAGCAGGTTCAAGTCTCCGGCACCGTCTGGGGCGGGAATCTGGCCATGATCGCCTCACTGATTGGCACCCCATGGATGCCTGAAATTCAGGATGGCATTCTGGTGATCGAGGATGTTAATGAACACCCTTTCCGTATTGAACGCATGCTGTTGCAACTGCATCAGAGCGGTATTCTTTCCCGCCAGAATGCCATTATCACCGGCAGCTTTAGCGGAACCACTTCAACGGACTACGACAATGGCTACGATTTTACCAGCGTCTGGAATCTGATACGCGATCTGACGGGTATCCCGGTGATTACCGGTTTACCATTTGGCCACAGCGCAGACACCGTTACCCTGCCCCTTGGCTCCCGGGGCGTGCTGACGGTCGCTGACAGTGCCGCTTCATTACAGCTATCTGGATATCCGGTGCTGCGCTGA
- the emtA gene encoding membrane-bound lytic murein transglycosylase EmtA: protein MRKSVKMAAIVAALLLAGCASTPQRKIVRQPDTPLTQAPPSQVASAWSMMTEQAAQRNGVDQKLVEAIIAVESGGNPTVVSRSNAVGLMQIKASTAGREVYRSKGLRGQPTKSELRDPVKNIDIGTAYLRILQEQQLAGIRDPKTLRYATIVSYANGAGALLRTFSRDRDRAIAMINAMTPEAFYQHVQNKHPAAQAPRYLWKVTTAYRTI, encoded by the coding sequence GTGAGAAAAAGCGTAAAGATGGCGGCGATAGTCGCTGCACTATTACTGGCAGGTTGTGCCAGTACACCCCAGAGAAAAATTGTTCGTCAGCCTGATACGCCATTAACTCAGGCACCACCTTCACAGGTGGCCAGCGCCTGGTCGATGATGACCGAGCAGGCAGCTCAACGTAATGGCGTGGATCAGAAGCTGGTGGAAGCGATTATCGCAGTGGAATCGGGCGGCAATCCAACGGTAGTCAGCAGGTCAAATGCCGTGGGTTTGATGCAGATAAAAGCCTCCACGGCAGGGCGGGAGGTATATCGCTCAAAGGGGCTACGCGGGCAGCCGACGAAATCGGAACTGCGTGATCCGGTGAAGAATATCGATATAGGCACAGCGTATCTGCGCATCCTTCAGGAGCAGCAGCTGGCAGGCATTCGCGATCCGAAGACCCTGCGCTATGCCACTATCGTATCCTATGCCAACGGAGCCGGTGCGTTGTTGCGCACATTCTCACGTGACCGCGATCGTGCAATTGCGATGATCAACGCCATGACGCCAGAAGCCTTTTACCAGCATGTGCAGAATAAACATCCTGCCGCACAGGCTCCGCGCTATCTGTGGAAAGTGACCACCGCTTATCGCACTATCTGA
- a CDS encoding flagellar brake protein, protein MKEDDKEQYLKRGPLAVLAVLRDLHENQTPVMVSHPRGQFITRLLYADKESMILDFGSNDYDNQLATEAHNLHITAETRGAKVEFALPAISVCEHEGLPAFSADIPELLWMIQRREFFRVTAPLNPIFYCYIPWPDGSGEGRLRLQDLSLGGIGVLSDAPLPEVLKTGDSIKKLRVEMEEYGRLEVDAQLITIGKRSVVGSKNETIVTPRLSFRFLSLNAGQERELQQVIFSLERLARDKANRFQ, encoded by the coding sequence GTGAAAGAGGACGACAAAGAACAATACCTGAAACGCGGGCCACTGGCTGTGCTGGCTGTTCTGCGTGACCTGCATGAAAACCAAACGCCGGTGATGGTTTCACACCCGCGCGGTCAGTTTATTACCCGACTGCTGTACGCTGATAAAGAGAGTATGATTCTCGATTTCGGCAGTAATGATTACGATAATCAGCTGGCGACAGAAGCTCACAACCTGCATATCACCGCTGAAACTCGCGGTGCCAAAGTGGAGTTTGCGCTTCCCGCAATCAGCGTATGCGAGCATGAAGGGCTGCCTGCGTTCTCCGCCGATATCCCGGAACTGCTGTGGATGATCCAGCGCCGTGAATTTTTCCGCGTTACCGCTCCTCTCAATCCAATATTCTACTGCTATATTCCGTGGCCCGATGGTTCTGGTGAAGGGCGTCTGCGCTTACAGGATCTGTCGCTGGGTGGCATTGGTGTGTTGTCTGATGCCCCCCTGCCGGAGGTGTTAAAAACCGGTGACAGCATTAAAAAGCTGCGTGTTGAGATGGAGGAGTATGGCCGTCTTGAAGTGGATGCGCAGCTGATTACCATCGGCAAACGCAGCGTGGTGGGCAGTAAAAATGAGACGATTGTGACACCGCGCCTCAGCTTCCGCTTCCTGTCACTGAATGCCGGGCAGGAGCGCGAGCTACAGCAGGTTATCTTCTCTCTGGAACGGCTGGCTCGCGATAAAGCCAACCGTTTCCAGTAA
- a CDS encoding GlsB/YeaQ/YmgE family stress response membrane protein, with translation MGILSWIIFGLIAGIIAKWIMPGKDGGGFIITVVLGVVGAVVGGWISTFFGFGRVDGFNFGSFVVAVIGAIVVLWIYRKVRS, from the coding sequence ATGGGTATTCTTTCATGGATCATTTTTGGTCTGATCGCCGGTATTATCGCCAAGTGGATTATGCCGGGTAAAGATGGTGGCGGCTTCATCATCACCGTAGTTCTTGGTGTGGTGGGTGCGGTAGTGGGTGGCTGGATCAGCACCTTCTTTGGTTTTGGTCGGGTAGATGGTTTTAACTTCGGCAGCTTTGTTGTTGCGGTGATTGGCGCCATTGTGGTGCTGTGGATCTATCGCAAAGTGCGCAGTTAA
- the treA gene encoding alpha,alpha-trehalase TreA, with protein MRRVEQRQWNTRLITPLLLTAALTASFTLQAEDNQRMLSNNPQPPDIRLGPLFHAVQAAKIFPDQKTFADAVPKQDPTAILSDWQMQKMQRNFDLKRFVDTNFILPAAGEKYVPPAGQSLREHINGLWPVLTRSASQANQWDSLLPLPKPYVVPGGRFREVYYWDSYFTMLGLAESGHWDRIQDMVDNFASELDKYGHIPNGNRSYYLSRSQPPFFSMMVDLLAKHNGEDVYRKYLPQLEKEYSYWMADSDKLAPGTASKRVVKLKDGTLLNRYWDARDVPRTESYMDDIATAGKAPSRDKAGLYRDLRAGAASGWDFSSRWFDKPGDLATIHTTRIVPVDLNALMFHLENTLAHAYKVDKNEEASKRLTERAAQRGDAINHYLWDEKQGWFADYDWQKAQVRPQLTAATLFPLYLQAASEDHADRTASAVKAQLLKEGGLVTTTVNNGQQWDAPNGWAPLQLAAVEGLNHYGKQELAKEVGMRFLQNVQATYDKEHKLVEKYVVEGKGLGGGGGGEYPLQDGFGWTNGVTLKLMDLYCPKGVTCNNVGDISAAKPAP; from the coding sequence ATGAGAAGAGTCGAACAACGTCAATGGAATACGCGCCTGATTACCCCCCTGCTGCTCACCGCCGCGCTCACCGCCAGCTTCACACTTCAGGCGGAAGATAATCAGCGTATGCTGAGTAATAATCCGCAGCCACCGGATATCCGGCTCGGGCCGTTGTTCCACGCGGTGCAGGCGGCGAAGATTTTCCCCGACCAGAAAACCTTCGCTGATGCCGTACCCAAACAGGATCCGACCGCGATTCTTAGCGACTGGCAGATGCAGAAAATGCAGCGTAATTTCGATCTAAAACGCTTCGTTGATACCAACTTTATCCTGCCTGCTGCCGGGGAGAAATATGTGCCGCCTGCCGGCCAGAGCCTGCGTGAACATATTAACGGTCTGTGGCCGGTGCTGACACGCTCCGCCAGCCAGGCTAATCAGTGGGACTCACTGCTGCCGCTGCCGAAGCCTTATGTGGTGCCGGGCGGGCGTTTCCGCGAAGTCTATTACTGGGACAGCTACTTCACCATGCTGGGGCTGGCTGAAAGCGGCCACTGGGATCGCATTCAGGATATGGTCGATAACTTTGCTTCCGAGCTGGATAAATACGGCCATATCCCTAACGGTAACCGCAGCTACTATCTCAGCCGTTCACAGCCGCCGTTCTTTAGCATGATGGTGGATCTGCTGGCGAAACATAACGGTGAAGATGTCTACCGCAAATATCTGCCGCAGCTGGAGAAAGAGTACAGCTACTGGATGGCCGATAGCGACAAGCTGGCTCCAGGTACCGCCAGCAAACGGGTGGTGAAACTGAAAGATGGCACCCTGCTGAACCGCTACTGGGATGCGCGCGATGTGCCACGTACCGAATCTTACATGGATGATATCGCCACCGCCGGAAAAGCGCCGTCCCGTGATAAAGCCGGGCTGTATCGTGACCTGCGTGCCGGTGCGGCATCGGGCTGGGATTTCAGCTCGCGCTGGTTTGATAAACCAGGGGATCTTGCCACTATCCATACGACACGCATTGTGCCCGTTGACCTGAACGCCCTGATGTTCCATCTGGAAAATACCCTCGCCCACGCCTACAAAGTGGATAAAAATGAGGAGGCCAGCAAGCGTCTGACAGAACGTGCCGCACAGCGTGGTGACGCCATTAACCACTATCTGTGGGATGAGAAACAGGGCTGGTTTGCGGATTATGACTGGCAGAAAGCTCAGGTGCGACCACAGCTGACGGCGGCCACGCTGTTCCCGCTCTATTTACAGGCGGCAAGCGAAGATCACGCCGATCGCACTGCCAGCGCGGTCAAAGCGCAGCTGCTTAAAGAGGGCGGCCTGGTCACCACCACCGTAAATAACGGCCAGCAGTGGGATGCGCCTAACGGCTGGGCACCGTTGCAGCTGGCCGCCGTTGAAGGTCTGAACCACTACGGTAAACAGGAGCTGGCGAAAGAAGTCGGCATGCGCTTCCTGCAAAATGTGCAGGCCACCTACGATAAAGAGCATAAGCTGGTGGAGAAATACGTAGTGGAAGGTAAAGGGCTGGGAGGCGGCGGTGGCGGCGAGTACCCGCTACAGGACGGCTTTGGCTGGACTAACGGCGTGACGCTAAAACTGATGGATCTCTACTGCCCGAAAGGGGTGACCTGTAATAACGTTGGTGATATCAGCGCGGCAAAACCCGCTCCGTAA
- the argC gene encoding N-acetyl-gamma-glutamyl-phosphate reductase encodes MSQKYRVFIDGQAGTTGLQIQQRLATHPQIEMLNIDEAQRKDAAARQALMKQADVSILCLPDAAAREAVALADEVGARVLDASSAHRVEAGWVYGLPELAVDQREKIRTASHVSNPGCYATGAIALLAPLTRSGLLQADQPLAINAVSGYSGGGKAMIEKYQQAGTGFAAYGLGFDHKHIKEIQAWSGLDSRPIFQPSVGDYAQGMLVFIPLNNSDGVALQQALASFYAGQRFIHVNELNSLDADTAPYLLPEALNNTNNMELFVFSHARQRQSILVARLDNLGKGASGAAVQNLNLMLGLPEETCVNL; translated from the coding sequence ATGAGTCAGAAATATCGCGTGTTTATCGACGGTCAGGCGGGCACCACCGGGTTGCAGATCCAACAGCGGCTGGCCACTCATCCTCAGATTGAAATGCTCAACATCGATGAGGCGCAGCGTAAAGATGCGGCTGCACGTCAGGCGCTGATGAAGCAGGCTGATGTCAGTATCCTTTGCCTGCCCGATGCCGCTGCACGTGAAGCGGTAGCGCTTGCCGATGAAGTGGGCGCACGCGTGCTGGATGCCAGCTCCGCGCACCGGGTTGAGGCAGGCTGGGTTTATGGTCTGCCGGAACTGGCCGTCGACCAGCGCGAGAAGATCCGCACCGCCAGCCACGTTTCCAACCCTGGCTGCTACGCCACAGGCGCTATCGCCCTGCTGGCACCGTTGACCCGGAGCGGCCTGTTGCAGGCGGATCAGCCGCTGGCAATTAATGCCGTTTCCGGCTACAGCGGCGGCGGTAAAGCGATGATTGAAAAATATCAGCAGGCAGGTACGGGTTTCGCCGCCTACGGTCTTGGCTTCGATCACAAACATATTAAAGAGATTCAGGCATGGAGCGGGCTAGACAGCAGGCCAATCTTCCAGCCGTCAGTCGGTGATTATGCACAGGGAATGCTGGTATTTATTCCACTGAATAACAGCGATGGCGTGGCGTTGCAGCAGGCGCTGGCAAGCTTCTATGCCGGTCAGCGCTTTATTCACGTCAACGAACTGAACAGTCTGGACGCAGATACGGCACCGTACCTGCTGCCTGAGGCGCTGAATAATACCAATAATATGGAGCTGTTCGTCTTCAGCCATGCCCGGCAGCGGCAGAGCATTCTGGTTGCGCGGCTTGATAACCTGGGCAAAGGGGCCTCCGGCGCGGCGGTGCAGAACCTCAACCTCATGCTTGGTCTGCCGGAAGAGACCTGCGTTAATCTGTAA
- a CDS encoding DUF3142 domain-containing protein has protein sequence MGKQAQVLLVSLLLAALCGLPAGAAQQVNASDYQAFWLWSGVRPGPELKAARTVYLHQGEVITRQGQAQFVRMGLPVSRLSFPQIWLTVRMETLDVPDEMLARIVRLAQRWAQAGNQVVGVQIDFDAATHRLDSYSIFLQRLRTVLPGQFSLGVTGLLDWAKTGNVATLNTLPVDELVIQSYQGRQTVSNYADYFPALAALRIPFRLGLVQHGHWDKQDEQHLLASPWYRGSVVFMLNSR, from the coding sequence ATGGGCAAACAAGCTCAAGTACTACTGGTAAGCCTGCTGCTGGCCGCGCTGTGCGGCCTTCCGGCGGGTGCCGCGCAGCAGGTTAACGCCAGCGATTATCAGGCCTTCTGGCTGTGGTCCGGGGTTCGCCCCGGCCCGGAGCTGAAGGCGGCGCGCACCGTCTATCTGCATCAGGGCGAAGTTATCACCCGGCAGGGCCAGGCACAGTTTGTGCGGATGGGGCTGCCGGTCAGCCGTTTATCCTTTCCACAAATCTGGCTCACCGTACGGATGGAAACCCTCGACGTACCGGATGAGATGCTGGCGCGTATTGTACGACTGGCGCAGCGCTGGGCGCAGGCGGGTAACCAGGTGGTGGGGGTACAGATTGACTTTGATGCGGCCACCCACCGACTGGACAGCTACAGTATCTTTCTGCAACGGCTGAGAACGGTGCTGCCCGGGCAATTCTCCCTGGGTGTGACCGGGCTGCTGGACTGGGCAAAAACCGGTAATGTGGCAACGCTGAATACGCTGCCGGTGGATGAACTGGTCATTCAAAGCTATCAGGGACGCCAGACGGTAAGCAACTACGCCGACTATTTTCCGGCGCTGGCGGCGCTGCGTATTCCGTTCCGGCTTGGTCTGGTTCAGCATGGGCACTGGGACAAACAGGATGAGCAGCACCTGTTGGCCTCACCCTGGTATCGCGGCAGCGTGGTGTTTATGCTGAACTCGCGATAA